The Bacteroidota bacterium genome contains the following window.
TGACTTCGGTTCTGTCGGATGTAGAATAAACTTCTTTGTTTTGCGCTTTTGCCGAAATGATCAGACACAGCAATACCGGTAATGACAGGTATTTGAGCCATGTGATGCAGTGAAATTTGTTTTTAATATTCGTAGTTTTTCTTTGCTTTGTCATGCGCATAATGCGTCCGTTGCTTTTATCAGCCTGCACAAAGATTACAATAATTATGTGTGAAATGTTGATTCAAATTTAATTGTATCAACAGCGGAATGTTAATTCTGATTGTAATTAGACAATTAGTCAATTTGCCTGTCCGCCTTTGGCGGGACAATTAGACAACTCAACAACTCAACAGTGCCAGCGGGTTTCGTGCCTGGTATTACTGAATGCAGACTTTCGCTGTCTGCACAATGTCTTCTGACATTAGTTTAACTATGTACAGTCCGCTTTTCAGTGACTGGGCGTGCACTTTATGGTAAAATGATTGCTCTTCGGAAGTCAGAAATTCATGGTATACAAGCATCCCCGAAAGGTTATAAATACTCAGCTCATAAGTGCTTCCGGCCTTGCCTTGTGATTTTATCATGAAATTGCCATCGCCCGGGTTGGGCCAAATGTTTAGATTTTCGCGCGAACTGTTTACTTCTTTAATGGATGAGCTTCCATAATATCCGGCACATGCCGAGCGAACAATATCGCGCCTGAACATAGGCCAGTCGGGACCTCCGACACCGGCCGACACTGCGTAAGCGCGTCCCCAGTTCTTCTCTATGGCAGGATATTCTCCATGACCGCCCACCACAAAAACATCGAGTGTATCATCGTTGTCCATATCAAGAACAATGGGACCGTGGTCTATTCCGAACGAAGCCGAATCCATATGGTTTGCCAGACTGATGTTCCAGAGTTCAGTGCCATCACTTCCATTGAGCGCAATAAGGTCGCCAAAAGTGGTTCCAAAAACCACGTCAAGTGTACAAATACTTTGCAATTTTGATTAATAATTTCTATAGTCATTCATAATAAGGCTTTACAAGCGATTACAAAACATTACACAAAACATAAATTTGCTAACATAAGTAATATTATGTTACTTTGTGTTACTCAATTGTTACTTCGGAGTGACAAATAACATCTTATTTATTATGATTACTATTCGTTATAAAGCATTACTTAATGGTCAATACAGCCTATATCTCGATATTTATAATCAGGGGCAGCGACAAAGAAAATTTCTAAATCTTCGATCATCGAAAGACTATTCAACAAATCGATTTATCGTTAAGGAAGATATTGACGCGATTAATCTAGCCCGGCAAGCTGCAAAGGAATTTTCTGATGGAAATACATCGATATGCAAAAAGTCCCTAAAAAATAAAAAAAGGCATTTTATCGAGTTCATTGTTGAAAGGACTTCAAGTGAAATGAAATTGCGTTCCACTGAACAATCATTGATTAAACACATTCGATTATACACTGCCAAAAATGATATTCCTTTTAGTATTTTAACTAGGCAGTGGATTGAAGGATTTGAAAAATACCTTGAGTCGGGATTGGCAAAAAACACAGTAAATTCATTGGTGTATACGATGAAATGCCTCCTAAATGATGCTATGAAATCAAACTTGATTAAGCAGAATCCCTTAATGGAGTTTCGTTTTCGTCACCATGAAAGTATCCCGAAATATCTAACGCCGGAGGAAATACTGGATATTACAAACACGGCAACCGAATTTAATCCACAGATAAGGTTAGCGTTTTTGCTGTCGCTATATACTGGGCTGACCTGGGATCAAATCTTAAACTTAAAATGGGAACAGATCAAAAAAAGTGATCCGAGCAAAAAGAAAACCTGGACGATTAGCGTCAATGGTTTCTCGAACCATGCAACCTACTGCAATATTCTATCAAATAAAGCAATC
Protein-coding sequences here:
- a CDS encoding T9SS type A sorting domain-containing protein, producing the protein MQSICTLDVVFGTTFGDLIALNGSDGTELWNISLANHMDSASFGIDHGPIVLDMDNDDTLDVFVVGGHGEYPAIEKNWGRAYAVSAGVGGPDWPMFRRDIVRSACAGYYGSSSIKEVNSSRENLNIWPNPGDGNFMIKSQGKAGSTYELSIYNLSGMLVYHEFLTSEEQSFYHKVHAQSLKSGLYIVKLMSEDIVQTAKVCIQ
- a CDS encoding site-specific integrase, translated to MITIRYKALLNGQYSLYLDIYNQGQRQRKFLNLRSSKDYSTNRFIVKEDIDAINLARQAAKEFSDGNTSICKKSLKNKKRHFIEFIVERTSSEMKLRSTEQSLIKHIRLYTAKNDIPFSILTRQWIEGFEKYLESGLAKNTVNSLVYTMKCLLNDAMKSNLIKQNPLMEFRFRHHESIPKYLTPEEILDITNTATEFNPQIRLAFLLSLYTGLTWDQILNLKWEQIKKSDPSKKKTWTISVNGFSNHATYCNILSNKAISILSIVASSEGIRTSKGKYRDESNINRKAINLTCQSGNVFKSLPNKSNCNIHLRLWSALAGLKKNLCFSMARNTFAIIQLNKGADKKSVKQLLNTKSDRIIMKFTKLQNSNTHDTSSI